The DNA sequence AGAAGGGTGGGAGCATGCTGAGGAGTAAGGCCAATCATATGCTGTATGTTGACAGGAAGCCTTTGGTTGACATCGAAATGAGGATAAGCCTGCATATGCTGGGCGAGAGCAGTAGAGAACCAGTCTTGTAAACAGGACTGGCAAAACGTATGGCCACAGTCGGGTAGTCTGCAATTCATGACATTAACTATCGGCGGGAGCGGATACCATGAGGATAGGCATACGTGCATGGTGTCCACAGCTTTAATGCGCATATTTCGCAAGTAATATGATCCTCGAGGTCCGCGACATCCTGCGATATTGCACGTTTGGTTGTGAAGGTAAGTCTATCAGCAGTACCACGCACGAGCGACATGgagtttttctttttccgaTAAAACTCGAGTTCTTGTTGAGATTCGGTATGTTTACAAACGAGGGCAGCGTTCTCCTTTGTACTATGAACGTCAGTAAGAGATCCAATGACAGTTTATTCGAAACTCAAACCTGTTGGAGTCGCTTCAGTTCTAGTTCGAGACGCGCGACGTCGACACTGGGTGTAAGCCTACCCTGGCGctttggaggtggaggagatCTGACCTCCTCCTCGTCCGATGATATCTCTATAACATCGGCGATCAAGACTGGAGGGTTAGTAGAGGTTTTACCTCCGTTTTTGGTTCCAGCCTGACAAGAAGTTGGCGGAAGAACTTGTGAATCAATGTTCCGATTAAGCCTAGTCTGTGCGGATCGCTTCGATGGGCGATTCGAAGCCATGGCGGGCGACGGTCGTCGTTGTGGTTGTTCAAAATTCATATTCAGTGGCCTGGGTTGTAGGCGCCAAACAAACCGAACACAGCCACAGACACGAACAAGAATGGAGTCACCTGACGAAAACAGTTTCGCATCGACCATGGTGGTTAGTACATTCATTGAGCAGAGCAGACCAAAATCTCATCCTCCATCCAGAAAATCTCACTCATTCAACATGATATCTCTTCTCACATTCCGAGACGTCCTGGCGATCCAACGCCGACATCCCGAAATCTCGATCCAAACATGCACCCTTTTGCCCGAGCTAGAGAACGAACGAGAGCTTTGAACGCCGCTAAAATGGATAGAATCTTTGCAAAACCATTCGTTGGCGCTTTGGAAGGACACGTGGATGCTGTCGAGGTGTTAGCCAAGCATCCCGACTCTGTGACGAATATTGCCAGTGGAAGCTGGGATGGAGGTAGGTCCCATTTCTAATCATAATGAAACGCTAATGTATCGCAGGAATTCTCGTACATCACTTATCACAGCGTCAACAACTACTAAAACTACCACAAGCGCACAAAGGAAAGGTATCTGGGCTTTGCTTCGCTGATGATTCCCGTCTATTGAGTTGTGGCGTCGATCGGAACGTGAAGATATGGAAAATCGATGGTGATTCTGTACGTTTTAGTATTTGTCGTGGTTGATTACCCAACTCATCCGTTTCTGTAAAAGGACCACCCACTCAGTGTTTTGCCTGGAAAGGCGGCTATCAAGTATGGACCAGGCTTGCGACGATTAGGTCTCTTTTGAACATCTCTGTCCATTCCTCTAGTTCAATAGATCACCAAAGATCCAGCCCTATATTCGCCACAGCCTCTAACCTTGTTCATATATGGGATGAAACCAAGTCAGTGTTCTTCACATACTCATGAGCTCTTATCGACAGTTGACGCGGCCTACAGAACAGCTCCAATATCGAATCTCACGTTTCCCGCCTCGACCGAAACCGTGACTGCCATACGCTTCAATCTAAGCGAGAGGTCGATTCTAGCTAGTTTAGGCTCAGACCGGACGTTTGCACTCTATGATATCCGGACCTCGAAACCCGAGCGTCGAGTCGTAATGCAAATGCGAGCAAATTCTCTCTCTTGGTCGCCAACAATGCCGACGTCGGTTCTTTTGGCTTCGGAGGATCACAACCTATACACCTTCGACATTCGACATCTTGCTGAACCTACCATGATCTATAAAGGCCATGTTGCAGCAGTGATGAGCTGCGATTGGTCCCCGACTGGGACAGAATTTGTCTCCGGAGGTTGGGATCGGACAGTGAGAATATGGCAGACAGGGCAAGGACACTCCCCAGAGGTATACCATACAAAAAGAATGCAAAGGCATGTTCTACAATGGCTCTCTTGAAGGTCGATTTGATTGACTTCTTTCATTCACAGAGTGACAGCGACTCTTGTGACAACGGACGCTCGATTCGTCCTTTCTGGGTCCGACGATGGGAACgttcgaatatggaaaacaAAGGCATCTGAGAAGTTGGGCGTTGTCACCTCAAGAGAACGTGCCTCAATGGAGTATAGAAGCAGTCTGGTAAATAGATGGAAGGTCGACAAGGAGGTCGGAAAAATTGCTCGGTTCGTCTCAATGCCGTCCACCTCATGCCAATGCAGTTGACTGATTAGGCTCAATAGCACACGACACTTGCCAAAACCTGTTTACTCTGCTTCCAAACTCAAGACCACGATGCTTGAGGCAAGAAGGGTGAAGGAAGAGAGGCAGAGGAAGCACACAAGAAGTGGCGAGAGCAAGCCGAAGGCCGAGCGAAAGAAAGTTGTCTTGGTCGAACAAAGCTGAAGTGATTCTGCCTCCATAATTAGCTGTGTTGCCTTAGGCGCCACACTTTGGTATAATAAAAAACATAGCTCTACTAGGTGGCGGGTAACGGCGGCGAAAAGTAGAAGCGATACGGTACAATACAGAAACAAAAATTGTCATAAAAGACGTGAAGTGGAGCGACAGAGTATAAAGAATAGTGATATGTATGAATAACATACAGCGACAGTTGTCAATCGTCAGCATCTTGAATAGGAGGATGGATGGGTAGGTTCCTATCAAAACACAATTGAGCAGTGGCAACGAAAAACATGGCACTCAATATTTCAACGGTGGCGAAAACTTACAGGAGCGGCAATGGCATTCTTCGATAGCGATGTGTTCCAAGATGTCCACGTCTGCTTTTTCTCAACAGCTGATCGCTCATTCAAAGCTGCGTCGTAGGACGATAATCCCGACTCAACG is a window from the Marasmius oreades isolate 03SP1 chromosome 6, whole genome shotgun sequence genome containing:
- a CDS encoding uncharacterized protein (antiSMASH:Cluster_6.2) is translated as MHPFARARERTRALNAAKMDRIFAKPFVGALEGHVDAVEVLAKHPDSVTNIASGSWDGGILVHHLSQRQQLLKLPQAHKGKVSGLCFADDSRLLSCGVDRNVKIWKIDGDSDHPLSVLPGKAAINSIDHQRSSPIFATASNLVHIWDETKTAPISNLTFPASTETVTAIRFNLSERSILASLGSDRTFALYDIRTSKPERRVVMQMRANSLSWSPTMPTSVLLASEDHNLYTFDIRHLAEPTMIYKGHVAAVMSCDWSPTGTEFVSGGWDRTVRIWQTGQGHSPEVYHTKRMQRVTATLVTTDARFVLSGSDDGNVRIWKTKASEKLGVVTSRERASMEYRSSLVNRWKVDKEVGKIARTRHLPKPVYSASKLKTTMLEARRVKEERQRKHTRSGESKPKAERKKVVLVEQS
- a CDS encoding uncharacterized protein (antiSMASH:Cluster_6.2), with translation MNFEQPQRRPSPAMASNRPSKRSAQTRLNRNIDSQVLPPTSCQAGTKNGGKTSTNPPVLIADVIEISSDEEEVRSPPPPKRQGRLTPSVDVARLELELKRLQQENAALVCKHTESQQELEFYRKKKNSMSLDVADLEDHITCEICALKLWTPYYPTVAIRFASPVYKTGSLLLSPSICRLILISMSTKGFLSTYSI
- a CDS encoding uncharacterized protein (antiSMASH:Cluster_6.2), which gives rise to MVKISLIQHDISSHIPRRPGDPTPTSRNLDPNMHPFARARERTRALNAAKMDRIFAKPFVGALEGHVDAVEVLAKHPDSVTNIASGSWDGGILVHHLSQRQQLLKLPQAHKGKVSGLCFADDSRLLSCGVDRNVKIWKIDGDSDHPLSVLPGKAAINSIDHQRSSPIFATASNLVHIWDETKTAPISNLTFPASTETVTAIRFNLSERSILASLGSDRTFALYDIRTSKPERRVVMQMRANSLSWSPTMPTSVLLASEDHNLYTFDIRHLAEPTMIYKGHVAAVMSCDWSPTGTEFVSGGWDRTVRIWQTGQGHSPEVYHTKRMQRVTATLVTTDARFVLSGSDDGNVRIWKTKASEKLGVVTSRERASMEYRSSLVNRWKVDKEVGKIARTRHLPKPVYSASKLKTTMLEARRVKEERQRKHTRSGESKPKAERKKVVLVEQS